GTTTCGGGACTGCTGGGCGGCTCATTttgttaaggcaccacgctgtggtgGATGGATGTGTCCCACGGCCTCAGATTGAATCTGGAATGTGCCAACGCCAAAGCTGGCAGTAGCTCCATAGGGTGACATGAAATTGGCAATTGCTTCGACCAGGGTAttggagggttcagtcagataTTGGGCCATGTTTCATTGCTTTCTAGCGACCCCCGCTGGTCTATCAGGTGCCTGTGGACTACATGTCAAAGCTGCTTATGAAGGGTGttcctccagctccttcctATGTGCGGTTGGCCGGACTCTTtgaagtgaaaagaagcagctggtgacgcCATGTGTTTTTGAGGAGAACTACAGATGTCTACACTTTGTTTGCACATGAACATAGCTGTGGTTGCAGAGAATTAGACATTATTAGTCTGGGAAcatccaaattagggtgggaattaaACTTGTTCAGCCTCATGTTGAgtgccaaatacatttttaaaataataaatagaaaaataaaataaagagtatcaactttgtgctgaacaatTTCTGAAGTTCCCTTGACTAGAAATTGGAACGCATCAAGTGAAACTTACCTTACACTATATACTACAGAATGTACATAAAATAGAATATTCCATTTTACTATTTTTACTGACCTCACAAAGACAGGTACTATTGATAATCGCATCTTACATATACACTACAATTATGTAACACTATTATCTGTAGTTGCAATACAAAGTATCACTGCAAAATCTTGGATCAGTTGTGTCAATTGTTTGAAGATCTGAAGTCATACCTCAGGACTGCACCTTTCTTATAACAAATTAATGATATCTTATCCTTAATAACCACTAATCACAAATTCAAcatcaattcaattcaagtcCAAGTGAGGATGCACAATAGTATTTCTCCTCCAGTAAAagtaaattagaaaaaaaagtggGCCTAAAAAAAATTTAGCCTATATGTGTTGATATTAAAActgaattctgggaaaaatCATAACAAAAAATTCCCCTGAGGGtttatattctttatattttgAGTCATGTTTAAGgatttataaaattatatctGCAGTATAACTGAATTGTGCTCCAGGGGTCCCACAAGGACTGTAGCTCTCTGTGACTGTCCTATCTGTCTTTTTAAGACACTCTAACCCAGAAGCACCCTTGTGATGCCTAATCAAACATGACAGCtcacagaaaacagacaggaaTCCGGGATGGCAGTGAGTGACTTCTGCCTTTGGATTTTGTGCAACAGCTTTTTTTACCAACAATGAGGGTGGTACGCTagtatttaattcaattaaagtgTGTGGAATTAAAGCACCGTGGAAGCTAATCCTAAGGTTCTCAGGTAGTGGAGTAGAGAACGCATAGGAGCCTAGTTTAATATTGAGTGTGAGTTCAGTTCAGTGCAAAGGTATTTCATTTGGGAAGGTTTGGAGCTGTGGAGATCCTACCAAAATTAAATACTCAAGTGAAACATACCTTCCATAACAGTAACATATTCATGAACCAGACAGAAATGTGCTAATATACTGATCAAAGGACCAGAGCTTCATAAAAGCAGAGCTCTAAATAGCTCTCTCAATGGTACCCAGCAAATACACCCTAGGGTACAGCTGGATTCAATTCTGCagtataaattcaatttatatCCCTTTCCATAcatgtaattttatttcagtcaggacaactcacatattcaaatatttacatgaatatgtaGATACATTTTTCGTTTGccgctgaatggatctgctgCAGGCATTAGTGCACACCCTATCTAACAGGGAGTACCATACACCTCCCCTACTAACCAGGAGGAATACCAGAAAACTCTGCAGTAtctagaagcagatccaaatAACAGGTGGTGCTGttgtggtggagggtgagtgcaaTTCTGAGCAGGAACAGTGAAGCATGCAAAGCAGCGGAGGCAAGCCGCACCACTGAGAGGTCTGATTGTTGGTTTAAAAAGAGGCTCCactggtgatgtgtgcctgtgattggatgaggaagagaaaagtgttgtgtgtatgcagttgGTTGATTATGGAAAAGCATGAGTATGCGGTTACTGGGCCCGACCGATTGGTCGGCTGCAATTTTGAATTTTCTGATTGAATTTGCTTTGCGCATTCCATGTGCGCCGCTCATTAGTGCATCGCAGCATACTGCATATtgttaaattaaacatattaaaaatacattactcTATCTACACATAAGATTACATATATGGACCTGATATATTTCACATATGCACCACATATTTTCACGTAGATGTAATCCTACTATTCCTTTGTTCATATTTAGATTTACATATATTAACTTTCATTTGTAGTGCAGCCTCATTTACAACTCCCATACATACCAGGTTATTGTAATAGCAGGTTCAGGGAACTGGAAAGTCACTTATGCAGACAGGAATGCAGGGCTTGTGTACTGAAGCTTGGGCCACCATGGTAACTATGGTAACACTATGGTAAAATGAACTAATGAGCAGAGACAGGTAAGTGAGcacatattttttaatcaaaattaaaacaagagcagagagagggtatctgtctgtcagtcaggaaCACAGAGGATGTCTGTCCCTGATGTATAGCgggctgtgcatgtgttttctCCCAATGTAAGAGCCCAACTGGGGACCCTCGTCAAAACAGCATTAGCATCCCTAATGAAATCATTACTGTGGGGGCTTATTCAGTTCATCGAATGATCTAATTTACAAGTCCTGAAATGAAAGCCAAGAAGCAAtgcaacttttatttttacagaattaAACCCGAATTGACAGAAATGAATTATGACGAGCCCGACTGCTTTGCACGCAAGCAGCGTGTGATTGAAATGAACGGATTCCTCGTCACGTGACTTGAACAGGAACAGGCAGGAGACACAGAGGGTAAGGAGGATGTGGAACCATCCCCTCTCCCGctgctttctcctcctccccctcgtcctcctcctcctcctcctcctcagaagTCCATGGACATGGAGCGCTGCTGGACGCTGTCGCTGCCGTTGCTGCGGGTGCTCCCGCGCACGTAGATCTCGCATGGCACCTCCTCCATGACGCGGTCCTCGATGACCTGCTCGGCGCAGTCGTGCGCCTGCTTGTAGCCGTAGCAGCTCTTCTTGTAGGTGCTGTTGAAGGTCTTCATGGGCGGCGGCTGGGAGAAGTCGTTGCGGTAGGGCAGCTCCATGGAGCCCAGGGTGGTGCGGCTCTGCTTGGTGCTGGAGGCCTGCGAGCCGCAGTGGTGCTCGTGGACGCAGCGCGAGGCCGTGGACGAGCGGCGGAGCTTGTGGtagctctccagctcctccgaCAGGTCGGCCATGTCCGAGGAGACCTCCTTGTCACGGAGGGAGAAGAGCTCGTAGTGCGGAGGGTCGAAGACCTCCTGGAAGCCGGTCTTGTTGAAGATGGCCTTGCGGGCCACCACCTTCTTGCGCGGCTGTTTCATCTGGACCAGGATGGAGATGATCAGAAGGACCAGAACCACACCTGCGGACACACCGATGACTGTACCGTGCGTCTTAGTGATCTGGTGGAAAAGCCCATTGGACTTCCTCTCTGTGGAGCAAGAAAAATACActcaagtacaaaaaaaaggtgAATACTCCGACAGCACCCCAAGCATGGCAAAGGAAAGAGAATAATTTTGAGAGTTTATTCATCTCACCCTTGCAGTTATTCTCATCCCAGGGGTAAACACAGTTCTGAACCCCATTGCAAACCAGAGTGTCATTGATACACATGTTGCTGTGGCAGAAGAAGGTATGGCTGGAACAAGGAGCTGCAAGAGATAACATAACAACACTTTCCATTCAAAAATCCCAAGCAATTAACTGTCATTATCTGCACAGACAAtgtaatgcataaaatatatatacagttccTGCAGCCTGCAGCATCCTGCAGTAGAAGGATGCTGAGCGTTATGCGGTGCAGTATAGCTTGTTAGGATGCCCATCACGGACCCTAGGTGAGAATCGTGACTGAACTGGCTCATGGACTGTGAGCCGTTCGATAGGAGAGTGCTGCTAATGGAACGTGACTGCTCTGGTCAGAAGATGAGCTCCCGCAGCTGGTTTCATGGCCTCTGAGAGacacctctctccccttctctcgcCCCTCACCTCCCCGGTCTCAGCCGCAGCCCCTAACTGCCCGCCCCATCAATCCTGCGCCGCGCGGAGGTTGGGTTAAGAGCCGGCCCAGCGAGGCCTCTCCTGCGGTCCGCTAAGCAGGCCTGACAGCTGAATGAAGGGCTGGAATGCGCCACCCGTCTCCCGCTAAGTGAAAAGGGCTCCCGCTACTCGCGACTCCATCCAAACGCATTAGAGATCCCTCCCCTTCAGTCTGGCCCTCTGCCTTTCATGGGTCTCCCAGGTGAACGTCTGCAAATCAGGGTGTGTGGGGAGGTTGGATATGCAATGCATGTTGTCCATCGGTGTGTCAAGGGGGCATGAGCTGCTGCCCACTGCTGCATGGAGCATGATCACTTTTATTCATGATTTCTAGTCCTTAGGAGATGGCACACTCAGGTCTGGGTAGACTTTAAGTGTGAGTcattatgactgtgtgtgtgatttaaaaaaatatgtcatcTGTTTATTCTAATAAGTTAGTTCTACTGATTAAACAAGCCAAAATTAAACATAGTGatagttttgtttcttttagagGAAGATAGCTCAGAAGGGTGAAGAAATATTTAATAGCCAACACCACTACAGTGCCCGGTCTGAAGCCTGTTGAGACTGAATCAGATCAATTGCCGCAAGTAAATTACACTTCAAATTGGATTGAAAGGCCTCACCACACTGGCTTGAAATAAGAAAATCTATACGCTGAAGAACACAAAGTCAATACACCACTTTAACAACTGTAGTTTCAAGCCTAAACCATTAGGGGGAGACTGTTATCTTGAATAACTCTCGAAAGACTAACAGACCTAAGATAATGAAGGTTTTTCCACTTAAAGATATTATATTTGAATGCACTATGTCTGTTACAAATACAACTcttaatttttatattatataactTATAACTTTTCATAACAAACATTTCCTGGACAGAAAAAAGAGCTATACATATatagataacattttttttaaaagtggaaTTCCTTTTCTATTAAGaccacattaaaataaaattatatgaaacaaagaaacaaacaaataataaagtgGTTTGATTTATTAAGCTCAACTGTCCCCAGTGTAGCTAACCCAGTTCCTAAAAATATACAGCACGATGTGAGGGGAAAAAGTTAAGCTTTTCAAACCAATGTGCCCTAGTTTTCTtgaatatatattgtatatataaagGAAATCAATTAAAGCTGTGACTGACCCAGCCACATGGTATAGTGCCACTGTTTCCTACATAGTCCTACTTAAATATTAAACCTATTAAAAGTAAATAACTTATGATTTATGTTCATAACTATTTCTATCtgtcatttcctttattttcaatgtttttccaaaaagtccCACTTTGTATAAGCATTGTGGTGAATTCACAATGTGATTAACCTGCATTTGTTTAAATGGGCACCTGAAttgaacaattttttaaatgtagcaaGTAAGTATAAATTAGTTTACATGTGCACCATAACTTAGTATATTCACTGttatgtaagttgctctggataagaccatctGCTAAAACAATGCGATGTCAATGCACAGCTGAATATTCCTGTTTTGCCTGGTCAGAAGAGATAAGGACCACAGAACACTGTGAGGATCTTACGGTCGACAAAGGAGGTGAAGAGCATGCGGAAGCGACTGAGTCGACTGCTCTCGTCCGCCCACATCCGGACCACGCCCACCTCGCTCTCCAGCATGATGTCATTGGCCACAGTGCTGCAGAACTTGGCTTTCAGGTTCTCTATGGCACTGCTCCCATCGTATACTGCCACAAAGTTCTTCTTGCACTCGTTGGAGTTCTCCATCTGGTACTCCAGGAAGCGGAGATAGATCTGCGAATGGAGACAGACCACATCAGAGAACGGGAGAAGCTCTTAAAGGAGATACACATCACGGTTTAATGGTGTTTAATGGTGAAAGCTGGATTTTTTCTTGTCAGCCAGACAAGGATTGTGATGATGAGCATATCATGTATAGCCTTTTTTTcattatgactgtgtgtgtgatttaaaaaaatatgtcatcTGTTTATTCTAATAAGTTAGTTCTACTGATTAAACAAGCCAAAATTAAACGTAGTGatagttttgtttcttttagagGAAGATAGCTCAGAAGGGTGAAGAAATATTTAATAGCCAACACCACTACAGTGCCCGGATAGCAGGGTCACTCTCTCTGAGCGGCCAAGCAATCAAGCATACTGCACAGGAGAGGAAGCTccataaatgtgtgtttttttaaagattgcaGTTTCATTTGTCTGCTTACAGATCACTTCAAATCTATTGATTTGGTATGCTCAGACAGAagagaaatgttattttacagtCCAACAGAGCCAAGGAGGATGTCACCATGTCACTTTAGCATCAGCTTTGCAAATTGCTTAGCAGAAAGCAAACATTGGTACAGCGTTTACACTGCTTTTTCATTACTGCTTCTGCTGTGGCTATGGAGTCTTTCCTCGTTGCAGTCCAAACATGTAGGTGAAGGAGTAAGCCATCTACATTCAATTATAATATCTCACTACATAGCTAAAACCCCCATTCTATAGTCTGTAAGCactatgtatttttttgatATGGTATATGTTGAATTGCTGGATTGACTCCAATGAAATCCAATGGCTGGAGTGCTGCTCTGGGATTTCTTCCCAGTTGTGCTGATTCTGCCACACCAGTTACTGCATCACTGGCCTCTCACCCGGTGGAAGCAGTGGCTCAGTTGACGAAGGAGTGTACAACAGCAGGCTGCATCCTATGGCTTACAAATCGCTGGTTTGGCCTTGGACTGTGTTATTGGCTAATTATGAGTTGGACATAATTGGTGTAAGCTGGAAATAAGTTGTCCACAGTTTCTGCCACTATAGCTGGGTTAGCTCCTCCCTGTGACAGGAACCCATGAGTAAGACATACATCAGGTTGGTGCAATCTACCCTGTAGTGCTAAGCAGCAAATAGGATGCAGTACAGTCCCTGTCTCATTAGTGAATGTAGCAGAGGTGTAGCAGGGCTCCTTGTGTGGCAGTGGTTGACATAGTGGTCTGAGAAGCACAGTTCCCAACTCCAAATTAGGGAAAAAAGCTAAATCCGTCAATCAACACAAATGCCCTTTCTGTTGGTACAGGCTTGTGAGCTGGatatattttgtcattacaGATGTATTCTGAAATTCAGAGTGACATGATCAATCactttttttatatcaatattaCAGACacattcttcattttaatgtaaatgattCTCATTACTTTCCAGTCGCTATTATAGTTATCCTTCCCGGTAGAAACTGCCTGAAGAATCTGTTTGAATCAGTGTGCATTACAACGGGAAGAGATGAGAAGTTGGCTAATCAAATATCTCGCAGCCGGAAAGATGTGGAGGGACAGGAAATGGTGCTGACCTTGGATTTAGGTGGAGCACGTATCGTCCAGATGCAGTCCACTGCATCAGTGGAGCCtatcttctcttcctcctctacCTGACTGGACTGGATAATCCCATCTGCACCTCCAAGCTCAAACTGACAGTCTGAAGAGAGGGTGGGGAGAcacaaagagaggagagagagagacagcgagagagaaagagaaagagaaatagcCTCCAGTCAGCTAAAGAAGACTTCAAATCCAATCAGTCCAACCACTGAAATATTGAGGCACTTGCTCACCTGGAATTGGATTTAATATTCCTCCCACGTGGAGATGAAAATCTGGGTCTGAGTATATGAAAAAAGACAAGCCCCTCAGAGCAGCGATATACCAATAATACATGAAGGTGTAGACAAGTGATCTCTAGCAAAGGCCCAGGAGGACCGATTAGAAGTTGGTCATCTTCAGTGATACACTTATGAGGATGAGGACATGCTAACAATATAATGGTTTAATTAAGTAGGACTGGAGCTATGTAAAGCTCTTGGGTATTGAAATCAATCAGTCACTTAACAGAAATTAAgttcttcagaaaatgaatggatCACAACATCTTTGGTGATGCTTGAGGTTTCCCAAGCTGAAATTCTCTAGGGCCAGAGCTGAAGTGAAGGAGGGTGGTCCCTAGGGGGCGCCATACCTGCGATGAAGGCATATTTGACACGGAAGCCCAGGCCCTCCAGCTCCTCATCGCTGGTGAACTTGACCCACATGAAGCGGCCGGTGGACGTGACCACGCCCGGGCTCTTTGGCCCGCAGAAGCGGTCTATGAGGGGCGAGAAGCCAAAAGGGCCGTCCCGAATCTCGATGTGGTCGAAGCGGCACTCAAAGGACGGCTCGATGTAGTACGTGTTGTCGAAGGCCAGCTGAATTCTCTGACGGGGGAGGGCTATGGTGTCGGGCAAGGCaaggtgggtgggggagaggggtgggaaaAAAGGGATGGGaggcatttattttcagataaaagCACTCGGTTTGCACCAGGGAATTAATACGCCTGCTCTGCCCAGAAAGGGGAACATTCCCAGCTCCTACAGGGACctgtcatatgcacacacattctcttttttGCTGCCTGTCACCAGGCTTCAACTACACAGAATAAGTGACACCTTAATGACACCATGTATAAAAGGAACACTAAGTGGATTTATCAGCTACAACCAGCTGTCAACCTCTGAATATGAAGAAAAAGCCTAGATCACTGTCACATGAATACATATGGCTCCCTCCTGAAAACCTCAGGTCTCTGAATGCGGGTCAAACAGTGGGATCTAGGAGATGACTGCTATGACAGATTATCTGCAGGTGTTGCTAACAGGATGAAGCCATGAAAATGGTAGCCATGGAAGAGGTGCACAAGAAGcaacacaaagaaagaaatctgTACACTGAAAAGAACGATTCACATTGGTCGGAATGCACATCACAGGCTCAAACTCCAGGGTAAGCAGGAGGATGGGTCGGGTATGACACTACCCACTGTTCTGTTCATGCAACACAGTTACTGAAAACTACAGTCAACACTATTATATATAACATTTGGTTGTTATGTTTTCCCAGAGGCGTATatttacaaagaaaatgatttcattCTCATAACTGAATTTTCTCATTAAAATTGTTGATACAGTCAAGGaaagttttatatatttatacatgtttcaaatgtggaaaaactaCACAAAACATTCACTACTTTGCACTTATATAACTTGGAATGTCCGATCGTTCACATGCAGTGTGCAGGACATGTGGAACCATATGtagtaatttcaaaataaatactgcacttAATTTACCAAGATGTCTACCAAGATTGCAGCATGACTGAAATCAATTCAACACTGCTAAccattatatttgatgcaaatGAGGGTACAAAGTTTATATAAAGTGTTTACTTTTAATATATCCTTTTAGCACTTTAAACTTTGGTttggtttgaaaaataaatgtaaatacataataaacaaaaaattggGATGCTAACCATTTATAAAACTAATGTATCTCTAAATAATATCAATTTAGCTTCAAGACATACACTGGTTTCCCCCTGAATTCACTGAAGCACAGAAAGTTTTAATCAATTCACTGCATGAAATCCAGACTAGTATGACACATAATAAACAGATGAATCATTTTCAAGTCATAGAAATGGTCACAGTAAAGTGAATGCTGacgacctgttttttttttcttttttagcttTGTTTACGTAAGTTCTTGTCCCTGATCCTCTCCTTTATTgtctattatcattattatttctgtgtctgtgttggctGACTTAAGCACATGAAAATGCGACCAAGAGTTGCCTTGTAGAACCCTAGTGCAGCTTATAATTCATTATTCCTACTCAAAAAAATCCTTTCTCAGCACACAAGTTCCTCGGTGCTTCTAGAAAGCTGTTTTCCAAATTACATGACTTGAAAAGAGCGCTAACATTGATTTCAATTCTACATCGTAAATTCTGTTGGGCCAGACAGAGGCATAGCACAGAGAAACTGTCAATACGAGCTTGGACTTCAAAAGCGCCATTGTTCTGGGGAATCGGCATGCAGTAATTATGAAGGACAGAAGCAGAAGTGTCAGCAGTATCTCCACCGCGCCTACCTTCCAGGA
Above is a genomic segment from Anguilla rostrata isolate EN2019 chromosome 16, ASM1855537v3, whole genome shotgun sequence containing:
- the LOC135242194 gene encoding neuropilin and tolloid-like protein 2, with protein sequence MHGAWVLLILIEEGFALAQKTKESQNAGQTTKTAGQCGTWIRETNGGLFTSPNYPDTYPPNKECVYILEALPRQRIQLAFDNTYYIEPSFECRFDHIEIRDGPFGFSPLIDRFCGPKSPGVVTSTGRFMWVKFTSDEELEGLGFRVKYAFIADPDFHLHVGGILNPIPDCQFELGGADGIIQSSQVEEEEKIGSTDAVDCIWTIRAPPKSKIYLRFLEYQMENSNECKKNFVAVYDGSSAIENLKAKFCSTVANDIMLESEVGVVRMWADESSRLSRFRMLFTSFVDPPCSSHTFFCHSNMCINDTLVCNGVQNCVYPWDENNCKERKSNGLFHQITKTHGTVIGVSAGVVLVLLIISILVQMKQPRKKVVARKAIFNKTGFQEVFDPPHYELFSLRDKEVSSDMADLSEELESYHKLRRSSTASRCVHEHHCGSQASSTKQSRTTLGSMELPYRNDFSQPPPMKTFNSTYKKSCYGYKQAHDCAEQVIEDRVMEEVPCEIYVRGSTRSNGSDSVQQRSMSMDF